The proteins below come from a single Triticum aestivum cultivar Chinese Spring chromosome 5D, IWGSC CS RefSeq v2.1, whole genome shotgun sequence genomic window:
- the LOC123121521 gene encoding transcription initiation factor TFIID subunit 3 isoform X1 — protein sequence MDLDTENRLASLLLEEARRLQSEADREGVHAYLRKPNVRHRPNSRFLTATVRGVQQANRVVEVDEMWRAREKELELESKLKRRNKERGDSRGEKRKGDSRNMSSSSKIEEGTAYNSSYSDQDDGLGDDEVEKFLHSRVKRGRGAVGSRMDEPGPYLKASSHCRDKEPSPDIRLEEKWEHRVQGPERPLFLRSKSLDDCWHGKTLDDKPSSSCEPHRKKENKKERRSEKKERKERKDKKKAKHRHRHHHHKSRRRE from the exons ATGGATCTGGACACAGAGAATCGTCTAGCTTCATTACTCCTTGAAGAAGCACGGAGATTACAGTCAGAGGCTGATAGGGAAGGCGTTCATGCATATCTGCGAAAGCCCAATGTTAGGCATCGTCCAAACTCCCGGTTCCTCACAGCCACAGTTCGTGGAGTTCAACAAG CAAACCGTGTTGTGGAGGTTGATGAAATGTGGCGTGCCAGGGAGAAGGAACTTGAACTTGAGTCTAAGCTGAAAAGAAGAAATAAAGAGCGTGGTGACTCTAGAGGGGAGAAACGCAAAGGTGACTCGAGAAATATGAGTTCCAGCTCAAAGATTGAAGAAGGAACTGCTTATAATAGTTCTTACTCAGACCAGGATGATGGTCTAGGGGATGATGAAGTTGAAAAGTTTCTGCATTCAAG GGTAAAGCGAGGAAGAGGTGCCGTTGGCTCTAGGATGGATGAACCTGGTCCATACCTAAAGGCTTCATCGCATTGTCGAGACAAAGAACCTAGCCCGGATATACGTTTGGAAGAAAAATGGGAACACCGAGTGCAAGGTCCGGAGAGGCCACTGTTTTTGAGATCCAAGTCTCTTGATGATTGTTGGCATGGGAAAACATTGGATGATAAGCCATCTAGCTCTTGTGAACCACACaggaagaaggaaaataaaaaggagAGGAGAtcggagaaaaaagagagaaaggagagaaaagacaagaagaaggccaagcatcgccaccgccaccaccatcaCAAAAGCCGAAGAAGGGAGTGA
- the LOC123121521 gene encoding uncharacterized protein isoform X2 yields the protein MDLDTENRLASLLLEEARRLQSEADREGVHAYLRKPNVRHRPNSRFLTATVRGVQQANRVVEVDEMWRAREKELELESKLKRRNKERGDSRGEKRKGDSRNMSSSSKIEEGTAYNSSYSDQDDGLGDDEVEKFLHSRVKRGRGAVGSRMDEPGPYLKASSHCRDKEPSPDIRLEEKWEHRVQGRRKIKRRGDRRKKRERREKTRRRPSIATATTITKAEEGSDVPHY from the exons ATGGATCTGGACACAGAGAATCGTCTAGCTTCATTACTCCTTGAAGAAGCACGGAGATTACAGTCAGAGGCTGATAGGGAAGGCGTTCATGCATATCTGCGAAAGCCCAATGTTAGGCATCGTCCAAACTCCCGGTTCCTCACAGCCACAGTTCGTGGAGTTCAACAAG CAAACCGTGTTGTGGAGGTTGATGAAATGTGGCGTGCCAGGGAGAAGGAACTTGAACTTGAGTCTAAGCTGAAAAGAAGAAATAAAGAGCGTGGTGACTCTAGAGGGGAGAAACGCAAAGGTGACTCGAGAAATATGAGTTCCAGCTCAAAGATTGAAGAAGGAACTGCTTATAATAGTTCTTACTCAGACCAGGATGATGGTCTAGGGGATGATGAAGTTGAAAAGTTTCTGCATTCAAG GGTAAAGCGAGGAAGAGGTGCCGTTGGCTCTAGGATGGATGAACCTGGTCCATACCTAAAGGCTTCATCGCATTGTCGAGACAAAGAACCTAGCCCGGATATACGTTTGGAAGAAAAATGGGAACACCGAGTGCAAG gaagaaggaaaataaaaaggagAGGAGAtcggagaaaaaagagagaaaggagagaaaagacaagaagaaggccaagcatcgccaccgccaccaccatcaCAAAAGCCGAAGAAGGGAGTGATGTGCCCCATTACTGA